The segment GAAATATGGGCTGCTGCGCTGGTTAACGGGGGATATAACGAGGACACACAGactatacacactacacactactatACACACAGAATTagaaataaatatacacactaaaatagaaataaatatacacactaaaatagaaataaatatacacactAAAATAGAAAGAAGCTGTTCCGGAGTCTATTGGTCCTGGTCCCGACTGACCATGGGCTGCTGCGCTGGTTAACGGTGGATATAACGAGGACGGGGACTGACCACTGCAGCTTATCTCCGGCTCATTGGGATGGAGATGTGCACTTGAAGCAGGCGCAGCGTCCAGCTGAAGGACTCTCCCAGAATAAAACCACCAGAGTGGTTCTCATTTACCAGTTACTGCTGATGGCACTCAGACTGATCACATTCAGAACGCTGGTCTGTTTCTGCCTCGCTCTGTTGGAGTTCATGCTCACTTCCCGCTTTCCCTTTTACTTAAGTGTTCCCAGATATGCAATCTTCTACTCTTCATCTTATTTGGTTACTTTGCCAGGAAGGGTAATCTCCTTCCAGGAAAATATATATCTGAGTTATGGAAAAGGAACAAACTCTCTCCAGAAACAGAGAAGCTAACGTTCACTAACACTAACAGAACAGTTCATAATGCTGAGTATGGCTTTTAGCGGTGAAAAATTAAATAAGTATAACTTTTTCAAcagttttgtctcttttgtgCACATAAAAACCCCAATACAATTAAGGTACAATAATGGTACTCGTCCTgagcgcacatacacacacacacacacacacacacacacacacacacacacacacacacacacacacacacacacacacacacacacttatagtTAGATGATACCTACTTTCCATCTCGTCCTCAGCACACAGGTCAGTTATCCAGAGCAGCAGGTGGACTCCAACTCCCAGAATGCCCGAGCAGAGTAACGACTACCGGGTGGTGGTGTTCGGAGCCGGCGGCGTCGGGAAGAGCTCGCTGGTCCTTCGGTTCGTCAAAGGCACCTTCAGAGACACCTACATCCCCACCGTGGAggacacatacagacaggtaGGACATTACACACTGTGGAggacacatacagacaggtaGGACATTACACACTGTGGAggacacatacagacaggtaGGACATTACACACTGTGGAGGACACGTACAGACAGGTAGGACATTACAGACTGTGGAGGACACGTACAGACAGGTAGGACATTACACACTGTGGAGGACACGTACAGACAGGTAGGACATTACACACTGTGGAggacacatacagacaggtaGGACATTACACACTGTGGAGGACACGTACAGACAGGTAGGACATTACACACTGTGGAggacacatacagacaggtaGGACATTACACACCGTGAAGGACACGTACAGACAGGTAGGACATTACACACTGTGGCggacacatacagacaggtaGGACATTACACACTGTGGAGGACACGTACAGACAGGTAGGACATTACACACTGTGGAggacacatacagacaggtaTGACATTACACACTGTGGAggacacatacagacaggtaGGACATTACACAGTGGAggacacatacagacaggtaGGACATTACTCGGTTCCTCcttcacactggctgcgtggggtgaacgtggcgttttctatgcctttgcacaccagaaacgtgttttccataaacataaatatatactgatctgattacagcaaagacaacgtcggcagtatttccttctgtattgacaggtgcaatatttgaaaatcgataattatttattattttttctaattacatttatatatatatatctgcatttatatcaaaacctcgagactttcaaacatcaaaatgttatttattaatatgtatttgtgtcaaaatgacatataaacatcttttcctattctactTTGACTGGAAACACTGtctgtgcaagctctaacctgttaccgtGGGAGACGAAATTAAAACGGACACGCCAGgcagccagtgtgcagcagGCCTAGGTGGACTGGACTACAGCCCTGCTGTGGTGTTGTCATTTAAACTCTTGGACGAACTGATTGGCTGAATCATTGACGAGTACCTGCTGGTTGTCTCTGCAGGTGATCAGCTGTGATAAGAGCGTCTGCACGCTGCAGATCACCGACACCACAGGAAGTCACCAGTTTCCTGCCATGCAGCGCCTCTCCATCTCCAAGGGCCACGCCTTCATCCTGGTCTTCTCCATCACCAGCCGCCAATCACTGGAGGAGCTCAAACCCATATACCAACAGGTCACTACAGACTTATATGATACAATACATATAAGGTATATTTATTTGTCTGATATCAGTGTTTTCTACAAAAGGTTTATCTTAATTAAGtctccttctccttcaccaGAATATACTATCTATCCATCGTATCATCTAGTCCTAGATATCTGATATCTTCAATTCTATCCGTCAGATGTGGCACATTTAGCATGATTAGCTACAGTAACTTGTCCTGATTTACCATGTACATGTGAGCTGTGAGGCTCTTTAACACtgaatttcaaataaaatactGATTAATCAGTTTCAGTAAAGCGTAGTACAACAACGATGAGAAGTTTCTTCACtttactttttcattttagAACATTTTTACCACATGTAGGGCCCtgttttaacgatctaagcgcaaggcctgaagcgcctggtgcaggtgtgtttagggcgtgtccaaatccacttttgtcGGCGgtaaaaaagggtccgtgtgccgggcgcctggttctaaagggttgtacttagtgtcttcattaatcagaggtgtgtttggggcataacatgcaatcaaccaatcagagatcatctcccattcatcaaccaatcagagatcatctcccattccctttaaaagccaggcgcgtttggaccttggagcattgctgttatgatggaggatttacaccgtaatatttttatatgtaatattctgcatgtgtgtgtgtgtgtgtgtgtgtgtgtgtgtgtgtgtgtgtgtgtgctgctgtgtgtccctgtgtgtgtaacaagcatagtgtgtgcgcgatgtgcacgagcctaggagcattttactaatgctctgttaaaataacaatgaaatgctgcgttattgactttagaccaggtttttgttggtcaatggtgagatcacttcccgctgcctcaagatagcaatatgcccagaatgcacctgaacacacctccctgtaagaccagcatgcccatgggccacagatgggtacatttgctatttaaacgacgtcggtcttaaactaccAAAGAGACTTGCGTCAGGCTTTGCGCTGCTCTGTGCCGGGTGCAACATAGGGCCCATTAAGTTTAAAAGCTGTAAAGCTGCCACATGAATGCTCTCTAGAAATGTGTTAACCTTACCCCTTATCCCTCCAGGTCCTGGCCATCAAAGGTACCGTGGAGTCCATTCCCATCATGCTTGTGGGCAACAAGAGTGACGAGACGGCCCAGCGCGAGGTGGAGGCGAAGGAGGCCGAGGCTCAGGCAACCGCCTGGAAGTGTGCCTTCATGGAGACGTCGGCCAAGACCAACTCCAACGTGAAGGAACTGTTCCAGGAGCTGCTGTCCCTGGAGAAGAAACGGGACATGAGCCTGAGCATCGACGGCAAGCGCTCGGGAAAACAGAAACGAGCCGACAAGCTGAAGGGGAAGTGCAGCATCATGTAGAGcgagcggcggcggcggcggagTCGCTGTGCAGATGTGGAACAGCAGAGGctggaagggagggggggtctGCTGATAAACTCCAGTAGAGACTCCCCCTCCCGCAGATGCGTCTTGGGTGGCTCTCCTCCGTCTGTCTGAACACTGAAGCCCAGAGGAACAAAACGACGAGACCGACTGATAATGGATTTATACCAGAGCCTCGGGGCTCCTCCTGGCCCTGAACTGGATTGTGTTTGTGGTCCCAAAATacttttaataaacacttaCACCCCCATTTAACTGCTACCGCCATAAAACTAATATTATGAGAAAGGAATACTCCACTGATTTTATTCTGAATCCTGAGCCAAAGCCACGAATGTAACTTAGATAGATAGAACTTTATTTATCCAAATTGAAAATAGTGTGCCGCAGTTGCAGAATAAAACGTGCTCAAGCTCTGATTTGTTTCAGCAGCTCCTACAATTCCCAGGATTTGTAGCAAACACTGAGATGTAGTTGAAATACTACACGGGTCTGAAGCTGAGACTCAAGCAGAGCTACAACCTGATTCTTTAAGGCCCAACCCAAGTGGTACTGCCAAGTTTGAGACCCTGACACGTACCATAAGTTCTAGAGTCAGAAAAAAGATAAATTAGAAGatacctgaacctgaacccagccaGAGACCTGAGCTTTACCTAAACAAAATGGGCCAAAACCAACTCGTCAGGTTCAGGTTGGACAGAACTCTACAGACTCCTCGATTTCAGGTTGACAGAAGGGACTGTCGTTAGCAGGTTGCTAACGAGAGTATAAATCCATTCAAGAGAAGTACAGAATTGCTAACTTTAGCTTAACATCTGATAGCAACAAGGCTTTTTCAATCGTTAACCTGTAACCCCCGAAAATAATGGAACTAGCTAATGATATACTAACTCTTGGACTTTGAAACATTAATTACCTACATTATAGTAAAGCTAGTTAGCTGGACCTGCTAAGGTAACAGCTTAAATTAAAGCAGCGCATCCAATCCTTAAACTTTTTACTCTTTTGATTTTGGGAAGACTAAAATGAGTCATCATCCTCCAAACTTTCTAAGCTAAGACTGGACAATCATGGGGTTTACTGAATTAGCAGCGGCTCGAACACGAACGCAAAGAAAACATTGTTTGAATTACTAAACGTTATGCTAATATCCTAGCCACTTAGTTGCCTTGCTACCAAGCATACTTCAGCTTCACAGCCTTCACATGTGGCTCGGCTGCCCCCTGGTGGAGGAGGGgagaatttgtttttaataaaggtTTTGCATTTCTGCAACCACATCTTGTGATGGGCTGCCTCGTGACTCTCCATGTATTGATCATAAAGGCAGCCGTTAAACAGCTACAGATGAAGCTGAAAAACAGTGGAGTATTCCTTTATCTTAAAA is part of the Perca flavescens isolate YP-PL-M2 chromosome 9, PFLA_1.0, whole genome shotgun sequence genome and harbors:
- the diras1a gene encoding GTP-binding protein Di-Ras1a, translated to MPEQSNDYRVVVFGAGGVGKSSLVLRFVKGTFRDTYIPTVEDTYRQVISCDKSVCTLQITDTTGSHQFPAMQRLSISKGHAFILVFSITSRQSLEELKPIYQQVLAIKGTVESIPIMLVGNKSDETAQREVEAKEAEAQATAWKCAFMETSAKTNSNVKELFQELLSLEKKRDMSLSIDGKRSGKQKRADKLKGKCSIM